Proteins encoded within one genomic window of Bacillus sp. SM2101:
- a CDS encoding helix-turn-helix transcriptional regulator, whose amino-acid sequence MITIELSKRQEQILRIVKDNGPITGEHIADQLNLTRATLRPDLAILTMAGYLEARPRVGYFYTGKTGSQLLSDKIKKILVKDYQSIPVVVNEGVSVYDAICTMFLEDVGTLFVVDDNTSLVGVLSRKDLLRASIGKQELTTIPVNIIMTRMPNITMCKRDDLMIDVARILIEKQIDALPVIKETDKGYEVIGRITKTNMTKVLVAIEEDELI is encoded by the coding sequence GTGATTACAATCGAATTAAGTAAACGACAGGAGCAAATACTACGAATTGTTAAGGACAATGGACCTATCACCGGTGAACATATTGCAGACCAATTAAATTTAACAAGAGCGACTTTACGGCCTGACTTAGCTATATTAACAATGGCAGGCTACTTAGAAGCAAGACCCCGTGTTGGCTATTTTTATACAGGAAAGACTGGTTCACAACTGTTGAGCGATAAAATAAAGAAAATCTTAGTTAAAGATTACCAATCAATTCCTGTTGTAGTTAATGAAGGTGTGTCGGTATATGATGCTATTTGTACAATGTTTTTAGAAGATGTTGGTACACTGTTCGTAGTAGATGATAACACTTCACTCGTTGGGGTTTTATCAAGGAAAGATTTACTTAGAGCTAGTATCGGTAAACAAGAGTTGACAACAATTCCTGTTAATATTATTATGACAAGAATGCCGAATATAACGATGTGTAAAAGAGATGACTTAATGATTGATGTTGCTAGAATATTAATTGAAAAACAAATTGATGCATTACCAGTCATAAAAGAAACAGACAAAGGATATGAAGTAATCGGTAGAATTACGAAAACAAATATGACAAAGGTACTTGTAGCAATAGAGGAAGATGAATTAATATAA
- the yqfD gene encoding sporulation protein YqfD gives MKNQWLNFMTGVIQVNAKGKGIERFINQCIQNDINIWNVKRQGTESVTFFMLLKDVSKVRRVVRTFDCKLFFIQKVGLPFLMKKVLTNSGFLLGVLLFFVIMILLSNIVWQIEIDGAQPQTEHQIYQHLDEMGVKKGKLQFLLEDVDVIQQQLTNNIDSITWIGVELRGTTYHFQVVEKEEPEEPEQIGPQHLVAKKESVITEMFVEEGQAIVEINQHVNKGELLVSGMIGKEDNTQIVAARGKVYGETWYRATVKTPLSQTIHVLTGNSKSKHLLSFGGVTLPFWGFAKNDYRNYEAYETTKDLHLLNWKLPVSYMKNVIRETETVERVYSVKQAKELAIESARTELQTKLDEDATIKEEKVLHETNENGKLKVEIIYTVIENIAIEKPIIQGD, from the coding sequence ATGAAAAATCAGTGGTTGAACTTTATGACTGGTGTTATTCAGGTAAATGCTAAAGGTAAAGGTATTGAACGATTTATAAATCAATGTATTCAAAATGATATAAATATATGGAATGTTAAGAGACAGGGAACAGAATCAGTTACTTTTTTTATGTTACTGAAAGATGTTAGTAAGGTAAGAAGAGTTGTAAGAACATTTGACTGTAAGCTTTTTTTTATCCAAAAAGTTGGACTACCTTTCCTAATGAAAAAAGTACTTACGAATAGTGGTTTTTTACTTGGGGTATTACTTTTTTTTGTCATTATGATTCTGTTATCGAATATCGTCTGGCAGATTGAAATTGATGGCGCACAACCTCAAACTGAGCATCAAATATATCAACATTTAGATGAAATGGGTGTTAAAAAAGGGAAATTACAATTTCTCCTTGAAGATGTCGATGTTATTCAACAGCAGTTAACGAACAATATTGATTCAATTACTTGGATTGGTGTAGAACTAAGGGGAACTACATATCATTTTCAAGTAGTTGAGAAGGAAGAACCAGAAGAACCAGAACAAATTGGACCTCAACACTTAGTAGCAAAAAAAGAATCAGTAATTACTGAGATGTTTGTAGAAGAAGGTCAGGCTATTGTTGAAATCAATCAACATGTCAATAAAGGAGAATTACTAGTAAGTGGAATGATCGGAAAAGAAGATAATACTCAAATAGTCGCTGCACGTGGAAAGGTATATGGTGAAACATGGTATCGGGCAACAGTGAAAACACCACTATCCCAAACAATACATGTACTTACTGGTAATTCAAAGTCAAAGCATCTATTATCATTTGGGGGTGTAACTCTTCCATTTTGGGGATTTGCAAAAAATGACTATAGGAATTATGAAGCATACGAAACAACAAAAGATCTTCATTTATTAAATTGGAAGCTGCCAGTATCATATATGAAAAATGTGATAAGGGAAACAGAGACAGTTGAAAGAGTCTATTCAGTGAAGCAAGCAAAAGAACTGGCAATTGAATCTGCACGAACAGAATTGCAAACTAAACTTGACGAAGATGCAACTATAAAAGAAGAAAAAGTTTTGCACGAAACGAATGAGAATGGTAAATTAAAGGTAGAAATTATTTACACAGTAATAGAGAATATCGCAATTGAGAAGCCAATCATTCAAGGAGATTAA
- a CDS encoding diacylglycerol kinase family protein gives MGYRDRNNNKFRNSLLFAINGIKHVASKERNFKIHINIAIVVLFLGLFVGLSPIEWVAIIITIGIMLSLEMINTAIERTVDLITNDYHPLAKLAKDISAGAVLLFAIISVMIGILIFLPKLILFL, from the coding sequence ATGGGCTATCGAGATAGAAATAATAATAAATTTAGAAACAGTTTGTTGTTTGCGATAAATGGAATTAAACATGTAGCTAGTAAGGAAAGAAATTTTAAAATTCATATTAATATCGCCATTGTTGTGTTATTTTTAGGACTATTTGTTGGACTTTCTCCAATAGAATGGGTGGCAATCATCATTACAATAGGCATAATGTTGAGTCTGGAAATGATAAATACAGCTATTGAAAGAACAGTTGACTTAATTACAAATGATTACCATCCATTAGCTAAACTTGCCAAGGATATTTCAGCTGGAGCAGTTTTGCTTTTTGCGATTATTTCCGTTATGATTGGAATACTTATTTTTCTGCCAAAACTTATATTGTTTTTATAA
- a CDS encoding YqzL family protein: protein MLDFTWNIFSRTGNIDTYLLFKELEKENDGGPEDKENDLAKLDFPMS, encoded by the coding sequence ATGTTAGATTTTACCTGGAATATATTTAGTCGAACAGGTAACATTGATACGTACCTTCTTTTTAAGGAATTAGAGAAGGAAAACGATGGAGGACCCGAAGACAAAGAGAATGACCTAGCAAAACTAGATTTTCCAATGTCGTGA
- the era gene encoding GTPase Era, whose translation MNTTKYHSGFVSIIGRPNVGKSTFLNHVIGQKIAIMSDKPQTTRNKIQGVYTEDHSQIIFIDTPGIHKPKHKLGDFMMKVAQDTLREVDIVLFMVNAVEGIGRGDEYIIERLQAVNTPVFLVVNKIDEIHPDDLLPLIKQYETKYAFKEIVPISALQGSNVETLLDQIKKYLPEGPQYYPEDQVTDHPERFIIAELIREKALHLTREEIPHSIAVVIDGIKRRENNNAIYISATIIVERSSQKGIVIGKQGKMLKEIGKRARHDIETLLGTKVFLELWVKVQKDWRNKLTHIRDFGFNEEDY comes from the coding sequence ATGAATACTACAAAATATCATTCAGGCTTTGTATCAATCATTGGTAGGCCGAATGTTGGAAAATCAACTTTTTTAAATCATGTAATTGGTCAAAAGATAGCAATTATGAGTGATAAACCTCAGACGACACGAAATAAAATCCAAGGGGTTTATACGGAAGACCACAGTCAAATTATTTTTATTGATACACCAGGAATACATAAACCGAAACACAAGCTTGGCGATTTCATGATGAAGGTAGCGCAGGATACTTTAAGAGAAGTTGATATCGTCCTATTTATGGTAAATGCTGTTGAAGGAATTGGCCGTGGTGATGAATATATTATTGAAAGATTACAAGCGGTGAACACGCCAGTCTTCCTTGTTGTAAACAAAATAGATGAAATCCATCCTGATGACTTGTTGCCGTTAATTAAGCAATATGAAACGAAATATGCGTTTAAAGAAATTGTTCCGATTTCTGCGTTACAAGGCAGTAATGTCGAAACGCTGTTAGACCAAATAAAAAAATATTTACCTGAAGGGCCTCAGTATTATCCGGAAGATCAGGTAACTGATCATCCTGAAAGATTTATTATTGCTGAGTTAATTAGAGAAAAGGCACTACATCTAACAAGAGAAGAGATTCCGCATTCTATTGCAGTGGTAATAGACGGTATTAAACGAAGAGAGAATAATAATGCCATTTATATTAGTGCAACGATAATAGTGGAAAGAAGCTCTCAAAAAGGGATAGTTATTGGAAAGCAAGGAAAGATGCTAAAAGAAATTGGAAAAAGGGCACGACATGACATTGAAACATTATTAGGAACGAAAGTGTTTTTAGAACTCTGGGTTAAAGTTCAAAAAGATTGGCGCAACAAATTGACACATATTCGAGACTTTGGTTTTAATGAAGAAGATTATTAA
- the recO gene encoding DNA repair protein RecO, which produces MLQKYEGIVIRTNEYGETNKIVTLFTREAGKIGVMARGAKKPNSRLASITQLFTYGHFLIQKGSGLGNLQQGEASSSLRAIREDIFRTAYASYIVELTDKSTEDLKANPFLFELLYQTLNYMNEGEDLEILTFIYEMKILQVLGLHPVLDHCAICHNSEGQFAFSIKEGGLICHRCYGKDAHHLKISQATVRLLRLFYYYDLSRLGRISVKTETKQQLKTIIAAYYDEYSGLALKSKRFLNQLDNLKNKL; this is translated from the coding sequence TTGTTACAAAAGTATGAAGGAATTGTTATCCGAACAAATGAATATGGTGAAACAAACAAAATTGTTACTCTATTTACTAGGGAAGCAGGTAAAATTGGAGTAATGGCTAGAGGAGCAAAGAAGCCTAATAGTCGTCTAGCCTCAATTACTCAACTATTTACTTATGGCCATTTCTTAATACAAAAAGGGAGTGGACTAGGCAACCTTCAACAAGGAGAAGCGAGCTCATCATTACGAGCTATTCGTGAAGACATATTTCGTACTGCATACGCGTCATATATTGTAGAGCTGACCGATAAAAGTACGGAAGACCTAAAAGCAAACCCTTTTTTATTCGAATTACTTTATCAAACACTCAACTATATGAATGAGGGAGAAGATTTAGAAATATTAACCTTCATTTATGAAATGAAAATTTTACAAGTATTAGGGTTACATCCGGTGTTAGATCATTGTGCCATTTGCCATAATAGTGAAGGACAGTTTGCTTTTTCTATAAAAGAAGGTGGTTTAATCTGTCATAGGTGTTATGGAAAAGATGCTCATCATTTGAAGATATCGCAGGCTACAGTAAGATTATTACGACTTTTTTACTATTATGATCTAAGTAGATTAGGCAGGATTTCTGTTAAAACTGAAACAAAGCAACAATTAAAGACAATCATAGCTGCATATTATGATGAATACTCAGGGTTAGCGTTAAAATCAAAAAGATTTTTAAATCAATTAGACAACTTGAAAAATAAACTATAA
- the yqfC gene encoding sporulation protein YqfC: protein MMKKLRHQMRNWLTNKLELPADVTMDLPRITMIGQLHIYIENHRGLLSFSDDELRLLLKQGQLLIKGESFVIKMIQPEELLLEGKIEQVTYIND from the coding sequence ATTATGAAGAAATTGCGGCACCAAATGAGAAATTGGCTTACAAATAAATTAGAACTACCCGCAGATGTGACGATGGACCTTCCCCGCATAACAATGATTGGGCAATTACACATATATATTGAAAACCACCGGGGATTGCTTTCATTTTCTGATGATGAACTGCGATTATTGTTAAAGCAAGGTCAACTGCTCATAAAAGGGGAGTCCTTTGTGATCAAAATGATTCAACCAGAGGAGCTCTTATTGGAAGGGAAAATCGAACAAGTTACATATATTAATGACTAA
- the ybeY gene encoding rRNA maturation RNase YbeY, with product MSLIIDFIDETKNVRDGHQNLVEDILQFVAKRENIDDGAEISITFVSNERIQEINREYRNKDQPTDVISFAMEEMGEDEIEITGIELPVVLGDIIISTTKAEEQAEEYGHSFERELAFLSVHGLLHLLGYDHETEEEEVIMFTKQKELLEQYGLSR from the coding sequence ATGAGTTTAATTATCGATTTTATTGACGAAACAAAAAATGTGAGAGATGGACATCAAAACTTGGTGGAAGACATCTTACAATTTGTAGCAAAAAGAGAAAATATTGATGACGGAGCAGAAATATCAATTACATTTGTTAGCAATGAGCGCATACAAGAAATTAATCGAGAGTATAGAAATAAAGATCAACCGACTGACGTTATTTCATTTGCTATGGAAGAAATGGGGGAGGATGAAATCGAAATTACAGGGATAGAGCTTCCTGTAGTGCTAGGAGATATTATCATTTCTACAACCAAAGCAGAAGAACAGGCAGAAGAATATGGACATTCATTTGAGAGGGAGCTCGCTTTTTTATCAGTTCACGGATTATTGCATTTGCTTGGCTATGATCACGAGACCGAAGAAGAAGAAGTAATTATGTTTACTAAACAAAAGGAATTACTTGAACAATATGGGCTATCGAGATAG
- a CDS encoding PhoH family protein, which yields MSEALVTIKQQVKNANEAISLFGIHDTNLKRIEEELQVTIVTRGETVSVSGDNENVQQADEILTQLLKLIRKGIQIGERDVLYAIQLSKKGTLEYFDELFKEEIAVTVKGKSIRVKTLGQRHYISSIKNNDMVFGIGPAGTGKTYLAVIMAVNALKNGHVKRIILTRPAVEAGENLGFLPGDLQEKVDPYLRPLYDALHDVLGVEHTVRLIERGIIEIAPLAYMRGRTLDDAFIILDEAQNTTPAQMKMFLTRLGFDSKMVITGDISQVDLPKGVTSGLAIAKEILENIKGVSFVFLEQSDVVRHPLVSRIITAYDKANL from the coding sequence ATGTCAGAAGCGTTAGTAACGATAAAACAACAGGTAAAAAACGCAAATGAAGCCATTTCATTATTTGGTATTCATGATACTAACTTAAAGCGTATTGAAGAAGAACTACAAGTAACGATTGTAACCCGTGGTGAAACAGTAAGTGTATCTGGTGACAATGAGAATGTACAGCAAGCTGATGAGATACTAACACAGTTATTGAAGCTAATTAGAAAGGGTATTCAAATTGGTGAACGAGATGTTTTATATGCCATTCAACTAAGTAAAAAAGGCACGCTAGAATATTTTGATGAACTTTTTAAAGAGGAAATTGCTGTAACAGTAAAAGGCAAATCAATTCGCGTGAAAACTCTCGGACAGCGTCACTATATCTCATCAATTAAGAATAATGATATGGTGTTTGGTATTGGACCAGCAGGGACAGGGAAAACGTATTTAGCAGTAATAATGGCAGTGAACGCATTAAAAAATGGACATGTCAAAAGAATCATTCTTACTCGACCTGCTGTTGAAGCAGGGGAGAATCTTGGATTTTTACCTGGAGATTTACAAGAGAAGGTAGATCCATATTTACGTCCATTGTATGATGCCCTCCATGATGTTTTAGGAGTTGAACATACCGTTAGATTAATTGAGCGAGGGATTATTGAAATCGCCCCATTAGCGTATATGAGAGGTAGAACATTAGACGATGCATTTATTATATTGGATGAAGCTCAAAATACAACACCTGCTCAAATGAAAATGTTCTTAACTAGATTAGGCTTCGATTCAAAAATGGTGATTACTGGAGATATTTCTCAAGTAGATTTACCTAAAGGAGTAACTTCAGGGTTGGCTATTGCAAAGGAAATTTTGGAGAACATTAAAGGCGTTTCTTTTGTTTTTCTAGAACAATCAGATGTAGTACGACACCCTTTAGTGAGTAGAATTATTACAGCATATGACAAAGCCAATTTATAA
- a CDS encoding HD family phosphohydrolase, producing MKLIEYMKKLLTLLKEYKFVHIGFYVVIAAVIFFALYSNVEPKKYNIQLHNDAEQTIYSPKTIEDKEMTERKRKEAAGEVQDVFLQKKEYEENSVDVISDFFSWIDEVNGELNEKYANIRAVIENEEGIENEEAELETQRLEPTDEEKIELLKTKMPEDIVNLFTDQEIEVLFQATPEQLISAQEKAITVVQNIMSEELRTNEIESAKRQAENELQYLNVKSSLRNTISKLVKFVIIPNMIYDVEATEEKREQARNAVEPVMIIQGQIIVEEGELITQDIIRKLEVIDLVQNKRSFQPFIGLGLMIGLMLAAVAYHFSRDESKRSNKNVDLLLYTIIFTITILLMKGTSLLHQFGWSDIGYLTPIAVGPLLIKVFINDRLAVLTSTIFAVCGSIMFNEGVIGSFNFSIGVYFLCSGLVGVFFLDRINRRAKILQSGLFISVINIIVITSIMLLKNGQYSLLEIGIYVAMAIFSGLSAAVLTIGIMPFLEAGFGILSTIKLIELSNPNHPLLRKILVETPGTYHHSVMVANLSEAACEAIGANGLLARVGSYYHDIGKTKRPQFFIENQMNIENPHNNIAPQLSKNIIIAHATEGAEMLRKHKLPTEIVDIAAQHHGTSLIKYFYHKAQQQSEIPISEEEFRYPGPKPQTKEAAIIGIADSVEAAVRSLTNPSSAEIQKLIKNIIADRLQDGQLNNCDLTLKELDVVSSSLCETLKGIFHSRIEYPEATRQKVKEA from the coding sequence ATGAAACTAATCGAATATATGAAAAAACTTTTAACATTGCTAAAAGAATATAAGTTTGTTCATATCGGTTTTTATGTTGTTATAGCAGCGGTTATATTTTTTGCTTTATATAGTAACGTAGAGCCAAAGAAGTACAATATCCAATTACACAATGATGCAGAACAAACGATATACTCCCCAAAAACGATAGAAGATAAAGAAATGACTGAGCGAAAAAGAAAGGAAGCTGCTGGAGAGGTACAGGATGTATTCTTACAAAAGAAAGAATATGAAGAAAATAGCGTAGATGTAATTTCTGACTTTTTTTCTTGGATTGATGAAGTCAATGGAGAATTGAACGAAAAATATGCAAATATAAGAGCGGTTATTGAAAACGAAGAAGGCATAGAAAATGAAGAAGCTGAATTAGAGACACAACGCTTAGAACCGACTGATGAAGAAAAAATAGAGTTACTCAAAACAAAGATGCCAGAAGATATAGTTAATCTATTCACAGATCAGGAGATCGAAGTTCTATTTCAAGCTACGCCTGAGCAATTAATAAGTGCTCAAGAGAAAGCTATTACAGTAGTCCAAAATATTATGAGTGAAGAACTCCGTACTAATGAAATAGAAAGTGCAAAAAGACAAGCAGAGAATGAATTACAGTACCTCAATGTTAAATCTTCGTTAAGGAATACGATATCTAAGTTAGTGAAATTCGTCATTATTCCTAACATGATTTATGATGTAGAAGCTACCGAGGAAAAACGGGAACAGGCAAGGAACGCTGTGGAGCCCGTGATGATTATTCAAGGTCAAATTATTGTAGAGGAAGGAGAGCTGATAACTCAAGATATCATTAGAAAGCTTGAAGTAATTGATTTAGTCCAAAATAAACGTTCTTTTCAGCCTTTTATAGGACTTGGCTTAATGATAGGTTTGATGTTAGCAGCAGTTGCATACCATTTCTCTAGAGATGAAAGTAAAAGGTCTAATAAGAATGTGGACTTATTGTTATATACAATCATATTCACTATAACGATTTTGTTGATGAAAGGAACTAGTTTACTGCATCAGTTTGGATGGTCAGATATTGGTTATTTAACTCCAATTGCTGTAGGCCCTTTGTTAATCAAGGTGTTCATAAATGATCGCTTAGCGGTATTAACTAGTACGATATTTGCTGTGTGCGGTAGTATTATGTTTAACGAAGGAGTTATTGGTTCTTTTAATTTTTCGATTGGTGTTTACTTTTTATGTAGTGGCTTAGTAGGTGTGTTTTTCTTAGATCGAATTAACCGTCGTGCAAAAATTCTTCAATCTGGTCTATTTATTTCGGTAATTAATATTATTGTAATTACATCAATCATGTTACTGAAAAACGGACAATATTCTTTATTGGAAATAGGAATTTACGTAGCAATGGCGATATTTTCAGGTCTCTCAGCAGCTGTTCTCACAATCGGAATTATGCCATTTTTAGAAGCAGGTTTTGGCATACTTTCGACGATAAAACTTATAGAACTGTCAAATCCAAACCATCCTTTGTTAAGGAAAATACTAGTGGAGACTCCAGGGACATATCATCATAGCGTAATGGTTGCAAATCTATCTGAGGCTGCATGTGAAGCCATTGGTGCCAATGGTTTATTAGCAAGAGTCGGTTCATATTACCATGACATAGGAAAGACGAAGAGGCCTCAATTTTTTATTGAAAATCAAATGAATATCGAAAATCCTCATAACAATATTGCCCCGCAACTAAGTAAAAATATAATCATTGCACATGCAACAGAAGGGGCAGAAATGTTAAGGAAACACAAGTTGCCAACTGAAATTGTGGATATAGCAGCACAGCATCATGGAACATCATTAATAAAGTATTTTTATCATAAAGCTCAACAGCAATCTGAAATTCCTATATCAGAAGAAGAGTTTCGCTATCCAGGGCCAAAACCACAAACGAAGGAAGCTGCCATTATAGGAATTGCAGATAGTGTAGAAGCAGCAGTACGCTCGCTAACAAATCCTAGTTCAGCAGAAATTCAAAAGCTCATTAAGAATATCATTGCAGATCGATTACAAGATGGGCAGCTGAACAATTGCGATTTAACTTTGAAAGAGCTTGATGTTGTTTCATCATCTCTATGTGAAACTTTAAAAGGGATATTCCACTCAAGAATTGAATATCCAGAAGCAACGAGACAGAAGGTGAAAGAGGCATGA